In a genomic window of Leifsonia xyli subsp. cynodontis DSM 46306:
- a CDS encoding aminotransferase class I/II-fold pyridoxal phosphate-dependent enzyme — protein sequence MTSSPAPLADLDSEELRAAHAEFARAYDELKATGLALDLTRGKPSAEQLDLSDALLRLPGGEYCDAAGTDLRNYGGPSGLPELRSIFAGALRVPVPQLLALGNSSLTIMHDTIAQALLHGVPGGELPWGRQAISFLTPVPGYDRHFTILERFGIRMIPVPMNEDGPDIETVASLLATDDSVKGMWCVPVYSNPTGAVYSNEIVRQLVSLPAAGDFRLFWDNAYAVHHLSDDVPEPIDVLALAAAAGNPDRPLVFASTSKVTYPGAGVAFIGGSEANIAWFQRNSAAQSIGPDKLNQLRHAQLLGDEDGLTAHMAKHRALLEPKFAAVDEVFRARLEPWGAGSWNAPKGGYFVSLDVLDRCAKRAVRLAKEAGIAVTPAGATFPHGEDLRDANIRIAPTFPPLSELRTALDGLCTAILLAETEALLTERT from the coding sequence GTGACCAGCTCCCCCGCACCCCTCGCCGACCTCGACAGCGAAGAGCTCCGCGCCGCGCACGCGGAGTTCGCCCGCGCCTACGACGAGCTGAAGGCCACCGGACTCGCCCTCGACCTCACCCGCGGCAAGCCCTCCGCCGAGCAGCTCGACCTCTCCGACGCCCTGCTCCGCCTCCCCGGCGGCGAATACTGCGACGCCGCCGGAACCGACCTGCGCAACTACGGCGGCCCGAGCGGCCTTCCCGAACTACGCTCGATCTTCGCCGGCGCGCTCCGAGTGCCGGTGCCACAGTTGCTCGCGCTCGGCAACTCGAGCCTCACGATCATGCACGACACCATCGCCCAGGCGCTCCTGCACGGCGTCCCCGGCGGCGAGCTGCCCTGGGGCCGTCAGGCGATCAGCTTCCTGACACCGGTGCCCGGCTACGACCGGCACTTCACCATCCTGGAACGCTTCGGAATCCGCATGATCCCCGTCCCCATGAACGAGGACGGCCCCGACATCGAGACGGTCGCCTCTCTGCTCGCCACCGACGACAGCGTCAAGGGGATGTGGTGCGTTCCGGTGTACTCCAACCCGACCGGAGCGGTGTACAGCAACGAGATCGTCCGCCAGCTGGTCTCGCTGCCGGCCGCGGGCGACTTCCGCCTGTTCTGGGACAACGCCTACGCCGTCCACCACCTCAGCGACGACGTTCCGGAACCGATCGACGTCCTCGCCCTGGCCGCCGCCGCCGGCAACCCGGACCGTCCGCTCGTCTTCGCCTCCACCTCGAAGGTCACCTACCCCGGCGCCGGCGTCGCGTTCATCGGGGGCTCCGAAGCGAACATCGCCTGGTTCCAGCGCAACAGCGCCGCGCAGAGCATCGGCCCGGACAAGCTCAACCAGCTCCGTCACGCGCAGCTGCTGGGGGACGAGGACGGGCTGACCGCGCACATGGCGAAGCACCGCGCTCTCCTGGAACCGAAGTTCGCCGCGGTGGACGAGGTGTTCCGGGCGCGGCTGGAGCCGTGGGGCGCCGGGTCGTGGAACGCGCCGAAGGGGGGCTACTTCGTCAGCCTCGACGTGCTGGACCGCTGTGCCAAGCGCGCGGTGCGGCTCGCCAAAGAGGCCGGCATCGCGGTCACTCCAGCCGGGGCGACCTTCCCCCACGGCGAGGACCTGCGCGACGCGAACATCCGCATCGCGCCGACGTTCCCGCCCTTGAGCGAACTGCGCACCGCCCTCGACGGACTCTGCACCGCCATCCTGCTGG